The Etheostoma cragini isolate CJK2018 chromosome 5, CSU_Ecrag_1.0, whole genome shotgun sequence genome contains a region encoding:
- the zgc:77112 gene encoding protein phosphatase 1 regulatory subunit 3C, protein MLLYTRLCFGSFLPPAGLRSMAQSAGLAEVAVRLCLNQSEHLCPHVWVPILKPQRPCIRPPVSDPLSSDILGQDHRTHPLPVSLDEDSDDDLWLPINKNKRVIFADSRGLSLTAVQEFSDQEEQSDLSLLSSLQGLGTTTEDCYSCTVSTCCPGTRLKLDFPQPSADFKAFRAKLAESMVTLENCSVAEQALRGTVRVRNISFQKDVRARVTFDSWQSYRDVPCTYVQKRFGGPQTDIFEFDIVVPKVLDAKRKIEFCLSYLPAGHSEPFWDNNNGQNYSIAVCVSSHLCRGRNPMTTVC, encoded by the exons atgctgctctatacacg TCTCTGTTTTGGTAGTTTCCTGCCGCCGGCCGGCCTCAGGTCCATGGCCCAATCCGCCGGACTCGCCGAGGTTGCAGTCCGACTGTGCTTGAACCAAAGTGAACATCTCTGTCCTCACGTGTGGGTCCCCATCCTGAAGCCACAGCGCCCCTGCATCCGCCCTCCAGTTTCAGATCCGCTGTCCTCCGACATCTTGGGCCAAGACCATCGGACCCACCCGCTCCCGGTCTCCTTGGACGAAGACTCGGACGACGACCTTTGGCTCCCGATCAATAAGAACAAGCGCGTGATCTTCGCCGACTCGCGGGGATTGTCTCTGACGGCCGTGCAGGAGTTCTCCGATCAAGAGGAGCAGTCGGACCTCAGCCTGCTTTCGTCGCTGCAGGGGTTGGGAACCACAACGGAGGACTGCTACAGCTGCACCGTCAGCACCTGCTGCCCAGGAACGCGGCTCAAACTGGACTTCCCGCAGCCTTCTGCCGATTTCAAAGCCTTTCGCGCCAAGCTGGCGGAGAGCATGGTCACCCTGGAGAACTGCAGCGTGGCTGAACAGGCGCTGCGAGGCACGGTGCGAGTCAGGAACATCAGTTTCCAGAAGGACGTGCGTGCACGCGTCACCTTCGACTCGTGGCAGAGCTACCGAGATGTGCCGTGCACGTACGTGCAGAAACGCTTCGGAGGGCCTCAGACAGACATCTTTGAGTTCGACATTGTTGTTCCAAAAGTGCTGGATGCCAAAAGGAAGATAGAGTTCTGTTTGAGCTATTTGCCGGCAGGGCACAGCGAGCCGTTTTGGGATAATAACAACGGACAGAACTACAGCATTGCCGTGTGTGTGAGCTCACATCTCTGTCGCGGGAGGAACCCAATGACCACCGTGTGCTAG
- the gins4 gene encoding DNA replication complex GINS protein SLD5, whose protein sequence is MSDALSDAGSDVNQDDTQEDVMTPAELIAKLEEVSLKFTKLSYLTVTIEKFFPHVLEREKSRGEGDPSLLSPEEFAFAKEYYANTETYLKAVALKRMPPNLQTVDMLKAVPEPCMDSFVFLRVKERQENILVEPETDDQREYVVDLEEGSQHLMRYRTIAPLVSGGAVQLI, encoded by the exons ATGTCGGACGCTTTGTCTGATGCCGGCAGCGACGTCAACCAAGATGACACCCAGGAGGATGTTATGACCCCGGCGGAGCTGATAGCCAAACTGGAAGAAGTGAGCTTAAAGTTTACAAAATTATCCTATTTGACGGTAACG ATTGAGAAGTTTTTCCCGCATgtcctggagagagagaagtctCGAGGAGAGGGAGATCCGTCGCTGCTTTCCCCCGAGGAGTTTGCCTTTGCCAAAGA GTACTATGCGAACACAGAAACCTACCTGAAGGCTGTAGCACTGAAGCGCATGCCTCCCAACCTGCAGACGGTGGACATGCTCAAAGCGG TGCCTGAGCCCTGCATGGACTCCTTTGTGTTTCTACGAGTGAAGGAGAGACAGGAAAACATCTTGGTCGAGCCTGAAACAGACGACCAGAG AGAGTACGTCGTAGATCTGGAGGAAGGCTCTCAACATCTGATGCGGTATCGGACGATAGCGCCGCTTGTTTCCGGCGGAGCCGTGCAGTTGATCTGA
- the si:dkey-31c13.1 gene encoding calcium-responsive transcription factor, with protein MATGGCKRFPSNGCFDEDLKGFEEDTMTKFVVWTKDKAFGVDDPKPGSKKIMWELQYVPFDGIPFMVVGRRVYSCHQGVDKHKHDKQTRQLQLLDDHSDHCYKKRRSLLKDTKKLDCPARIYVVHLIRFPDYKIPDDVHKQRKECAGRLRRALTTNPSEVKSEEQYVACFPGIEEHKNHPVGPVDRSSSSPKDGSKTKKRQKCGILLRQISDLTPHLQEEPFLDSLIVRLNDLLEDVRRHSPKNDTLPLSDAPPSKTVRYLKSVSMIPKKRKNPGRFGRPAKAKKSQLQDLNADVM; from the exons ATGGCGACCGGTGGTTGTAAGCGATTCCCCTCGAACGGGTGTTTTGATGAGGATCTTAAAGGTTTCGAGGAGGACACGATGACAAAGTTCGTCGTTTGGACAAAAGACAAGGCTTTTGGTGTAGACG ACCCCAAACCAGGatccaaaaaaataatgtggGAGCTCCAATATGTTCCTTTTGACGGGATACCCTTCATGGTGGTGGGGAGGAGGGTCTACTCCTGTCACCAAGGGGTAGACAAGCACAAACACGACAAACAGACAAGACAATTACAACTG CTTGACGACCACTCAGACCATTGTTATAAAAAGAGACGAAGTCTTCTCAAAGACACGAAGAAACTGGACTGCCCAGCCAGGATATACGTGGTTCATCTGATCAGATTCCCTGATTACAAG atACCCGATGACGTTCATAAACAGAGGAAGGAGTGTGCTGGGCGTCTGAGACGCGCTTTAACAACAAACCCGTCTGAAGTGAAGTCTGAGGAGCAATACGTCGCATGTTTCCCGGGGATCGAGGAGCACAAGAACCATCCTGTG GGGCCGGTGGACCGGAGTTCCTCTTCTCCGAAAGACGGcagcaagacaaagaaaaggcaaaagTGCGGTATCTTGCTGCGCCAAATCTCCGATCTCACCCCCCATCTACAGGAAGAGCCGTTTCTGGACTCGCTGATTGTGCGACTGAACGACCTTCTGGAGGACGTGAGGCGTCACTCCCCTAAAAATGACACCCTCCCCCTGTCTGACGCCCCTCCATCCAAAACAGTCAGATACCTCAAATCCGTCAGCATGAtccccaaaaaaaggaaaaaccctGGACGGTTTGGCCGCCCTGCGAAAGCGAAGAAAAGCCAGCTTCAAGATCTAAATGCAGATGTGATGTAG
- the arid5a gene encoding AT-rich interactive domain-containing protein 5A codes for MKQKTDTRATGEKLSFPESLAAVRAGQPMKLMCGDNFLFRDVKLKKAPHELLSPNTVPRRREDTQLLQMAQEGQGETSQHTASSDEDKGTGTQVRTLNHYLQLLQTRVVTYVHSFTQVTARRLWKKVYDELGGSPGSTSAATCTRRHYEKLVLAFERHLKGEDDRPLPPSKPRKPYKRNMDAKVTKAKRKRTPSDMDVDSEMEILSQRSPEAACQSDAAMHPHPALWAPPSDRLPPDVSQPNRAAAALCTSVYAHLVPVPTSSPWTAHVPPAAGEVISPLEKKKRVAQASLNLPPSPHSEDKERPSVIHCSPSPARASSSQNCNSSNSSPLPLSPSSSRSPSPYSVSSEDGPEETKDKPASDSELPLKCSSSGKTTSSSEERKFASCSQKSKDPAGQSKNVRSQSADSIKLQIEGSAWMPIHKGSVKYAPHPFHLPSSLALRSDWAPTSTSSFTKVVPKSVQLLRPAPIRPAYKTPQGRLLQQDDSLACAKKLSNMAPWLYPTEKRDKSRTMQPKGPSTQQQQSLAHSAANLPASCVHQSCDKSGRDSRHQPLLHPSFLPNRMRLPQSQLTYRHVPVSPAHSALIGSEVYPYPYSIPLLNPQTCYTLPAVHPVYFHKL; via the exons atgaaacagaaaacagacactCGAGCAACAGGAGAGAAACTCAGTTTCCCAGAGTCATTAGCTGCGGTGCGAGCAGGCCAACCAATGAAACTGATGTGTGGAGACAACTTCCTGTTTCGAGATGTCAAGTTGAAGAAGGCGCCGCATGAATTACTGTCCCCAAACACTGTCCCCCGGAGACGAGAAGACACACAACTTCTGCAAATGG CTCAAGAGGGCCAGGGTGAGACGTCCCAACACACGGCGAGCAGTGACGAAGACAAGGGGACAGGAACGCAGGTACGAACCCTCAATCACTACT TGCAACTATTGCAGACACGTGTTGTAACTTACGTCCATTCTTTCACACAGGTGACCGCACGGCGCCTTTGGAAGAAAGTGTACGACGAGCTGGGAGGAAGTCCGGGCAGCACCAGCGCTGCTACTTGCACTCGCAGACACTACGAGAA GCTGGTGCTGGCCTTTGAACGCCACCTAAAAGGGGAGGACGACAGGCCGCTGCCTCCCAGCAAACCGCGAAAGCCATATAAGAGGAACATGGATGCCAAGGTCACCAAGGCCAAGAGGAAGAGGACTCCGTCGGACATGGATGTGGATTCAGAGATGGAG ATTCTCAGCCAGAGAAGTCCGGAGGCTGCCTGCCAAAGTGACGCGGCGATGCATCCTCACCCCGCTCTGTGGGCCCCCCCCTCGGACAGACTCCCCCCCGACGTCTCCCAGCCAAACCGAGCCGCCGCCGCCCTTTGCACGTCCGTCTACGCCCACCTCGTCCCGGTCCCCACGTCCAGTCCTTGGACCGCCCACGTCCCGCCTGCTGCCGGAGAGGTCATCTCGCCTCTGGAGAAGAAAAAGCGAGTGGCTCAGGCGAGCCTTAACTTGCCCCCGAGTCCTCACAGCGAGGACAAAGAGCGTCCCTCCGTCATTCACTGCTCCCCGTCTCCGGCGAGGGCTTCTTCCAGCCAAAACTGCAACTCCTCCAACAGCTCCCCGCTGCCTTTGTCCCCTTCGTCTTCCCGCAGCCCGTCCCCTTACTCGGTTTCATCAGAGGACGGCCCTGAGGAGACTAAAGACAAACCTGCGTCGGACTCTGAACTACCCCTAAAGTGCTCTAGTTCTGGGAAAACTACATCCAGCAGTGAGGAACGCAAGTTTGCGAGCTGTAGTCAGAAATCCAAAGACCCTGCAGGACAGAGTAAAAACGTCCGCTCCCAATCCGCAGATTCCATCAAACTCCAGATTGAAGGCTCCGCCTGGATGCCGATCCACAAAGGGAGCGTCAAATACGCCCCCCATCCCTTCCACTTGCCCTCCTCCTTGGCTCTGAGATCCGACTGGGCTCCAACATCTACCTCTAGTTTCACCAAAGTTGTTCCTAAATCCGTGCAGCTCCTGCGGCCCGCCCCCATCCGGCCGGCGTATAAAACCCCCCAGGGCAGGTTGCTGCAGCAGGACGACTCTCTGGCTTGTGCGAAGAAGCTGAGCAACATGGCTCCATGGCTATATCCTACAGAGAAGAGGGACAAATCCAGGACAATGCAACCAAAGGGTCCTTCaacgcagcagcagcagagtctGGCCCACTCTGCCGCCAACCTGCCGGCGTCCTGCGTCCATCAGAGCTGCGACAAATCAGGGAGAGATTCCCGGCACCAGCCTTTACTACACCCTTCGTTCCTCCCCAACAGAATGAGACTACCTCAATCTCAGCTGACGTACCGCCACGTCCCAGTGAGTCCAGCTCACTCTGCTCTCATTGGGTCTGAGGTTTACCCCTATCCCTACTCCATTCCTCTGTTAAACCCCCAGACCTGCTACACCCTACCTGCCGTGCATCCCGTTTACTTTCACAAGCTGTGA